A portion of the Mesobacillus jeotgali genome contains these proteins:
- a CDS encoding polysaccharide biosynthesis protein — translation MSYKKRVPMIILLDSIVVLSSIFLGFFILNPSMNIFTLPLLWISSIALLLSHQISAMIYHLYQKAWEYASVGELTAIVKAVTLSVSLAGVVQLVLVQDIYFRVMGITWMLHVILIGGTRFSWRVFRDRFISPSPNMKRTLIVGAGSAGTMVARQLLRNPDADLYPIAFVDDHPKKYRLQIYGIEVQGKIKDIPLLAEELNIENIVIAIPSLQKQELKRIYEECAKTQAKTKILPMIEDLVTGRVSVSQIRDVQVEDLLGREPVELDLSSISEKVTGKIVLVTGAGGSIGSEICRQVSQFFPQKIVLVGHGENSIYTIDMELRNQFGQVIEIIPLIGDVQDRNRMFEIMEEHKPNVVYHAAAHKHVPLMEYNPREAVKNNVFGTKNVAEAADKFRVETFVLISSDKAVNPTNIMGSTKRIAEMIIQRLDQNSQTKFVAVRFGNVLGSRGSVIPLFKKQIQAGGPVTVTHPDMTRYFMTIPEASRLVIQAGTLARGGEIFVLDMGEPVKITDLAKNLIRLSGYTIEEIGINYSGLRPGEKMFEELLNEREIYPEPIFPKIFIGKAVLEQEEEVNYLLERFENFDSKQLKDFVINLANRRENRFFLVAK, via the coding sequence TTGAGTTATAAAAAACGTGTTCCTATGATAATTTTATTAGATTCAATAGTAGTGTTATCTTCAATCTTCTTAGGTTTTTTCATTTTAAATCCATCTATGAATATCTTTACATTGCCTCTGCTATGGATTAGTTCTATTGCATTGTTATTAAGTCATCAAATTTCAGCGATGATTTATCATCTTTATCAAAAAGCATGGGAGTATGCAAGTGTCGGGGAACTAACAGCAATTGTTAAAGCGGTAACATTGTCGGTCTCTTTAGCGGGAGTTGTCCAGTTAGTTTTAGTTCAGGATATTTATTTTAGAGTGATGGGGATTACATGGATGCTACATGTAATACTCATTGGTGGCACACGTTTTTCGTGGCGAGTCTTTCGAGATAGATTTATTTCTCCAAGTCCAAATATGAAACGGACGTTAATCGTAGGTGCTGGATCAGCAGGGACAATGGTTGCTAGGCAACTATTAAGGAATCCGGATGCTGATTTATATCCCATTGCGTTTGTGGATGATCATCCTAAAAAGTACAGGCTACAAATCTACGGAATAGAAGTTCAAGGGAAAATTAAAGATATTCCTCTTTTGGCAGAAGAGCTAAATATAGAAAATATAGTAATTGCGATACCTTCTCTTCAAAAACAAGAACTTAAAAGGATATATGAAGAATGTGCAAAAACCCAAGCCAAGACCAAAATTCTTCCAATGATAGAAGATCTCGTTACTGGTAGAGTTTCTGTAAGTCAAATTCGTGATGTTCAAGTAGAAGACTTATTGGGACGGGAACCAGTAGAGTTGGACTTGAGTAGTATATCAGAGAAAGTCACTGGGAAAATAGTGCTAGTCACTGGAGCTGGCGGATCTATAGGTTCAGAAATTTGCAGACAAGTTTCACAGTTTTTCCCTCAAAAAATTGTTCTCGTAGGTCATGGAGAAAATAGTATTTACACAATTGATATGGAACTTCGTAACCAATTTGGGCAAGTGATTGAAATCATTCCGTTAATCGGTGATGTTCAGGACCGAAATAGAATGTTTGAGATTATGGAAGAACATAAACCTAATGTTGTTTACCATGCAGCCGCTCATAAACACGTTCCGTTAATGGAATATAATCCACGTGAAGCAGTAAAAAACAATGTTTTTGGAACAAAAAATGTTGCAGAGGCAGCCGATAAGTTTAGGGTAGAAACCTTTGTATTAATTTCCTCTGACAAAGCCGTAAATCCTACGAACATAATGGGGTCAACAAAGAGAATTGCAGAAATGATAATCCAAAGATTAGACCAGAATAGCCAAACAAAATTTGTCGCAGTTAGATTTGGTAATGTTCTTGGCAGTCGAGGCAGTGTAATACCGCTATTTAAAAAGCAAATTCAAGCAGGTGGACCTGTTACAGTCACTCATCCTGATATGACAAGGTACTTTATGACGATTCCTGAAGCATCTCGATTGGTAATTCAAGCAGGTACACTTGCTCGAGGTGGAGAGATATTTGTCCTTGATATGGGCGAGCCTGTGAAAATTACTGACCTTGCGAAAAACCTGATTAGACTCTCGGGATATACAATAGAAGAGATAGGGATTAACTATTCAGGATTAAGACCCGGGGAGAAAATGTTTGAAGAGTTGCTGAATGAAAGAGAAATTTATCCAGAACCAATTTTCCCTAAAATCTTTATTGGCAAAGCTGTACTTGAGCAGGAAGAGGAAGTCAATTATCTTCTTGAAAGATTTGAAAACTTCGATTCTAAGCAACTAAAGGACTTTGTAATTAATTTGGCTAACCGGAGAGAGAATAGGTTTTTTTTGGTAGCGAAATGA
- a CDS encoding Wzz/FepE/Etk N-terminal domain-containing protein, producing MQEEIKLRDLIEVIIKGKKLIIAIMIIFVLLATTLSYLVIKPTYETKATILVNNLQIEEGDEISAYLNEVISPQVYSERITSQHLLNRVIDNHSLDNEWDVKTLKEKLTVETEKDSKILIITLQGNDPKIIKKTLEAIIKEANEFIGESISKRLLITAEQYKEQTNEEKEKLEEVLKRYNAARVDEDLPTIVLLDALISGQKQYLLDVDEKYLDELQSLDKNKQVEFQKLNNQVNTLTTLFNEYNAKYEKARSVSQLFNVENELTVVSGPELPLEPISPKKARNIVTSLVLGFMAGVGVVFFRYYLDQTKKGSN from the coding sequence ATGCAAGAAGAAATTAAGTTACGTGATTTAATAGAAGTTATTATCAAAGGTAAAAAGCTAATTATAGCTATTATGATAATTTTTGTTTTATTGGCAACAACATTAAGTTACTTGGTTATAAAACCAACCTATGAAACAAAAGCGACTATTTTAGTAAACAATTTGCAGATAGAGGAAGGGGATGAAATATCAGCATATCTTAATGAAGTTATTTCTCCTCAAGTATATAGTGAAAGAATAACATCCCAGCATTTGTTAAATAGGGTCATTGATAATCACAGTTTAGATAATGAGTGGGATGTTAAAACTCTGAAAGAGAAATTAACAGTTGAAACTGAAAAAGATTCAAAAATACTTATTATAACTTTACAAGGTAATGATCCGAAAATAATTAAAAAAACACTGGAAGCTATAATTAAAGAGGCAAATGAGTTTATTGGTGAATCTATTTCAAAGCGTCTATTAATAACAGCAGAACAATATAAAGAGCAAACTAATGAAGAGAAAGAAAAATTAGAAGAGGTACTGAAACGATATAATGCTGCCCGAGTAGATGAGGATTTACCTACGATTGTTTTACTTGATGCATTGATATCTGGGCAGAAACAATATTTATTAGATGTGGATGAAAAGTATTTAGATGAACTTCAAAGCCTTGACAAGAATAAACAAGTAGAATTTCAAAAGTTAAACAACCAAGTCAACACTCTTACTACCCTTTTTAATGAGTACAATGCTAAATATGAAAAAGCGAGGAGTGTCTCGCAATTATTTAATGTCGAAAATGAACTAACTGTTGTTTCAGGACCTGAATTGCCATTAGAACCGATTTCGCCAAAGAAAGCTAGGAATATAGTAACATCCTTGGTACTTGGATTTATGGCTGGAGTAGGAGTTGTGTTTTTCCGTTATTATTTGGATCAAACAAAGAAAGGCTCTAATTAG
- a CDS encoding polysaccharide biosynthesis protein gives MFKDQTLLITGGTGSFGHAVMKRFLDTDIKEIRIFSRDEKKQDDMRKQYRNDKLKFYLGDVRDLASVKNAMHGVDYIFHAAALKQVPSCEFFPLEAVKTNVIGTDNVLTGAVETGVKKVICLSTDKAAYPINAMGISKAMMEKVFVAKSNTVDSNKTLICGTRYGNVMASRGSVIPLFIEQLKSGKPLTVTDPNMTRFLMSLEEAVELVVFAFENAAAGDIMVQKAPASTIGDLAQAIKELFNVQNEITVIGTRHGEKLYETLLTREEHVVAEDMGGFYRVPADKRDLNYDKYFVEGDQKLSVQEEYNSHNTQRLNIDQIKDKLLMLDYVQEELKRWNRV, from the coding sequence ATGTTTAAGGATCAAACTTTGTTAATAACTGGAGGTACCGGTTCTTTTGGACATGCAGTTATGAAAAGATTTCTAGATACTGATATTAAGGAAATAAGAATATTTTCTCGTGATGAAAAAAAACAAGATGATATGAGAAAACAATATAGGAATGACAAACTTAAATTTTATTTAGGGGATGTACGTGATTTGGCAAGTGTGAAAAATGCCATGCATGGAGTTGATTACATTTTTCACGCAGCTGCCTTAAAACAAGTTCCTTCATGTGAATTTTTCCCTTTAGAGGCTGTGAAAACCAATGTAATAGGAACAGATAATGTTCTAACTGGTGCTGTCGAAACAGGAGTTAAAAAAGTAATTTGTCTTTCCACAGATAAAGCAGCTTACCCAATTAATGCTATGGGAATATCTAAAGCCATGATGGAAAAAGTTTTTGTCGCAAAGTCAAATACGGTTGATTCAAACAAAACTCTTATTTGTGGAACTCGTTATGGGAATGTAATGGCTTCTAGAGGTTCTGTAATTCCACTATTTATTGAACAACTGAAAAGTGGTAAACCTCTAACAGTAACAGACCCAAACATGACAAGATTTTTAATGAGTCTTGAAGAAGCAGTAGAACTAGTAGTCTTTGCATTTGAAAATGCCGCGGCAGGGGATATTATGGTTCAAAAAGCACCAGCCTCAACAATTGGCGATTTAGCGCAAGCGATTAAGGAATTATTTAATGTTCAAAATGAAATAACAGTTATTGGTACACGGCACGGTGAAAAATTATATGAAACGTTACTTACTAGAGAGGAACATGTAGTTGCAGAAGATATGGGTGGTTTTTATAGGGTTCCTGCTGATAAGAGAGATCTAAACTATGATAAGTACTTTGTGGAAGGCGATCAGAAATTATCAGTTCAGGAAGAATACAATTCTCATAATACACAGAGGTTAAATATCGACCAAATTAAGGATAAACTTCTAATGTTAGATTATGTCCAAGAAGAGTTGAAAAGATGGAATCGAGTATGA
- a CDS encoding SH3 domain-containing protein yields MKSIGKILVLSTSLLVGSASIPVTPLTVLQAEAAAVTKINKTTYQTIANLNLRSGAGTKYKVLITIPKGKLVTATERIGSWYKVSYTYSSKEKNYTKTGWVSVSFLKTYKPVNKSSVIKSSSGTISKQSTAASSSKISKTHYQTTTRIHMRSGAGTNYKIVKTLPKYAIVSSTERKGSWQKVYYTYTSKGKRVTTGGWISKSYLKEYYRYYKTKTTYYYTKKTTGIYATPDTKKKAISSIGSNNVFYSSQKVINSLGQTWLRVSYKGKVAYLPSGNVFLTSVKTFGKTNYITDKDTFLYASYGNIHSKLTSVPKSSIVSSGLIVGNWLRLSYGGKAGYIHISDLDRYYGAVNQNQNEANQPPVITETPISGKLFVTTASLNLRQAANTESSILTVLPGGAFYYPTHKVSNGWVKVTANGVSGYVSGDYFKEVTTGDPFHRNGYQFIDLRKPSKVTSAQIDSYINNYLGSKASVLKGKGQAIINAGNKYGVNALYLAAHAILESGYGTSNISLGKKNLFGFGAYDAAPFVGAVRFSTIEQNIEYIAQEMKASYLNPNSWKYNGAYLGFSTKTVYGNTRINSNSEGMNFYYASDPKWGQKIAAHMQRILPYNNNDYDNAAVDTRMFDYPSRPAGADVFPAGIKAVANKDIKLTTQKGSTVVAITLKKGTLFDISEKHNDYWIKIKFNNKDYWTKDIQFDKYKDYLSVKNLGRVTVSSLNIRPTASTSQAAIGTFYLNQYVHLVLDTAGNPTMDGSKTWYKVKLADGRIGWVSKQSKYEQYIIQELK; encoded by the coding sequence ATGAAGAGTATAGGAAAAATATTGGTTTTATCGACTAGTTTATTAGTTGGAAGCGCGTCTATTCCAGTTACCCCATTAACAGTACTACAGGCCGAAGCTGCCGCTGTGACGAAAATTAATAAGACAACATACCAGACGATAGCAAACCTTAATTTGAGATCTGGTGCAGGGACAAAGTACAAGGTATTGATAACAATCCCAAAAGGAAAACTGGTCACAGCGACTGAACGCATTGGCAGCTGGTACAAAGTTTCGTATACATACTCTTCTAAAGAAAAGAATTACACAAAGACAGGATGGGTTTCGGTTTCTTTTTTAAAGACCTATAAACCTGTTAACAAATCATCAGTCATAAAGTCTTCGTCAGGTACTATTTCAAAACAGAGCACTGCAGCGAGCTCAAGTAAAATATCCAAAACTCATTACCAGACTACAACTAGAATACATATGCGGTCTGGTGCAGGGACCAATTACAAAATTGTAAAAACTTTGCCTAAATATGCTATTGTATCTTCCACAGAACGGAAAGGAAGCTGGCAAAAAGTCTACTATACTTATACTTCAAAAGGTAAAAGAGTCACAACAGGTGGATGGATAAGTAAAAGCTACTTAAAAGAATACTATAGGTATTATAAAACTAAGACAACTTACTATTACACTAAGAAGACAACTGGTATTTATGCCACACCAGATACTAAGAAAAAAGCCATTTCCTCTATTGGCAGTAACAATGTGTTTTATTCATCCCAAAAAGTAATTAATAGTCTTGGTCAAACATGGTTAAGAGTGTCGTATAAAGGCAAAGTTGCCTACCTCCCATCTGGTAATGTTTTTCTTACTTCTGTAAAGACCTTTGGGAAGACAAATTACATTACAGATAAAGACACTTTTTTATATGCATCCTACGGGAACATTCATTCAAAGCTAACGAGTGTACCTAAAAGTTCTATCGTCTCATCTGGTCTTATTGTGGGAAATTGGCTGAGATTATCCTATGGTGGAAAAGCAGGATATATTCACATAAGTGATTTAGACAGATATTATGGGGCCGTAAATCAGAATCAAAATGAAGCAAATCAGCCTCCTGTGATAACAGAGACTCCGATCAGCGGAAAACTTTTTGTAACAACCGCTAGTTTGAACCTAAGACAAGCTGCTAATACTGAATCATCAATCTTAACTGTTTTGCCTGGTGGTGCCTTCTATTATCCAACACATAAGGTTTCAAATGGATGGGTTAAGGTAACTGCTAATGGGGTTTCAGGTTATGTATCAGGTGACTATTTTAAAGAAGTAACCACTGGAGATCCGTTTCACAGGAATGGATACCAGTTCATTGACTTAAGAAAGCCTTCTAAGGTTACTTCAGCACAAATTGATTCATATATTAATAACTACCTGGGTTCAAAAGCCAGTGTGTTGAAAGGAAAGGGACAAGCTATAATTAATGCTGGTAATAAATATGGTGTTAACGCCCTGTATTTAGCTGCTCACGCGATATTGGAAAGCGGTTATGGTACTTCTAATATTTCATTAGGAAAGAAGAATTTATTTGGTTTCGGAGCCTATGATGCAGCACCATTTGTCGGAGCAGTACGATTCTCTACCATAGAACAGAATATCGAATACATTGCTCAAGAAATGAAAGCATCCTACCTTAATCCAAATAGCTGGAAATATAATGGGGCATATTTAGGCTTCAGTACTAAAACGGTATACGGCAATACCAGAATCAACTCAAACAGTGAAGGCATGAATTTCTATTATGCTAGCGATCCTAAGTGGGGACAAAAGATCGCGGCTCACATGCAAAGGATCCTTCCTTATAATAATAATGATTATGATAACGCAGCTGTTGATACCAGGATGTTTGATTATCCTTCAAGACCTGCTGGTGCAGATGTTTTCCCTGCTGGCATTAAAGCTGTAGCCAACAAGGACATCAAGTTAACAACCCAAAAGGGAAGTACCGTCGTTGCCATTACACTTAAGAAAGGTACCCTTTTTGACATTAGCGAAAAGCATAATGATTACTGGATAAAGATTAAATTTAACAATAAGGATTACTGGACTAAGGATATACAGTTTGATAAGTATAAAGATTATTTATCAGTTAAGAATCTTGGTCGTGTTACAGTAAGTTCCTTAAATATTCGTCCAACTGCTTCGACTTCTCAAGCAGCTATTGGTACCTTTTACTTAAACCAATATGTCCATCTTGTTTTAGATACAGCAGGTAATCCGACAATGGATGGATCAAAAACTTGGTATAAAGTAAAGCTTGCTGACGGGCGCATTGGTTGGGTAAGCAAACAATCAAAATACGAGCAATATATTATCCAGGAATTAAAATAA
- a CDS encoding sugar transferase produces MVVEVINPYKRIFKRPLDLILSLFAIICLSPLILIIAILVRIKLGSPVLFKQKRPGYNEKVFTMYKFRTMTDERGLNGELLPDSIRLTTFGKFLRSSSLDELPELFNILLGDMSIIGPRPLLAQYLPLYNPRQKRRHEVRPGLSGLAQVSGRNALSWEEKFNFDIEYVDNVSFLGDLKIILLTFKKVLVREGINSETAATMEYFEGNKIKEE; encoded by the coding sequence ATTGTGGTCGAAGTGATAAATCCTTATAAAAGAATATTTAAAAGACCTCTAGATTTGATACTATCTTTATTTGCAATTATTTGTCTCAGCCCCCTAATTCTAATTATTGCCATTTTGGTAAGGATTAAACTTGGAAGTCCGGTCCTATTTAAACAAAAAAGACCTGGGTATAATGAGAAGGTTTTTACAATGTATAAATTTAGAACTATGACCGATGAGAGAGGTTTAAATGGAGAATTGCTTCCAGATAGTATACGATTAACTACGTTTGGGAAGTTTTTACGTTCTTCTTCACTGGATGAACTCCCTGAACTATTTAATATCCTTTTAGGTGATATGTCGATTATTGGACCAAGACCTCTCTTGGCACAATATTTACCTTTATATAATCCACGTCAAAAGCGACGTCATGAAGTTAGACCAGGTTTATCTGGATTAGCCCAAGTAAGTGGCAGAAATGCATTAAGCTGGGAAGAAAAATTTAATTTTGATATAGAATACGTAGACAATGTTAGTTTTCTTGGAGATTTGAAGATTATTCTTTTAACTTTCAAAAAGGTTTTGGTGAGAGAGGGAATAAATTCAGAAACAGCTGCAACAATGGAGTATTTTGAGGGTAATAAGATTAAGGAGGAATAA
- a CDS encoding glycosyltransferase family 4 protein, translating into MNILFLSLSDFSTIEEKGIYTDLMREFVSENHNVYIISPTEKWKDRPTKLIDKGSYKILKLQIGNTQKTNLIEKGVSTLTLESKFLKGIKKYFSDIKFDLVIYSTPPITLQKAVEFIKKRDNAKTYLLLKDIFPQNAVDLGMLKKTGIKGLLYFYFRNKEKKLYHISDYIGCMSQANVDFLLNNNPELSRENVEVCPNSIEPLIIEKDENRIAEIKIKYEIPINKTVLIYGGNLGQPQGLDFLIECLRANERNENMFFIIAGSGTEYYKLKNFFENENPKNARLFPHLPKDDYDLLANSCDVGLIFLDKRFTIPNFPSRLLSYLQASMPVLAATDISTDIGQIIEGANFGLWCESGNLEMFNSHIDKLCNSNLREQMGVNARRFLENNYTSKHSYEIIMSHFK; encoded by the coding sequence ATGAATATACTTTTTTTATCACTTTCAGACTTTTCGACCATAGAAGAAAAAGGTATATACACCGATTTAATGCGAGAGTTTGTAAGTGAAAATCATAATGTATATATTATTTCTCCAACTGAAAAGTGGAAGGATAGACCAACAAAGTTAATAGATAAAGGGAGTTATAAGATACTTAAACTACAAATTGGTAATACACAGAAGACTAATTTGATAGAAAAAGGTGTTTCAACCCTCACATTGGAATCCAAGTTTCTAAAAGGAATAAAAAAGTATTTTTCAGACATTAAATTTGATTTAGTTATTTATTCTACACCGCCAATAACCTTACAAAAAGCAGTTGAATTTATAAAAAAAAGAGACAATGCAAAAACTTATTTATTGTTAAAAGATATATTCCCACAAAATGCAGTCGATCTAGGCATGTTGAAAAAGACAGGGATAAAAGGCCTTTTATATTTTTATTTTAGAAACAAGGAAAAAAAGCTTTATCATATTTCTGATTATATTGGATGTATGTCACAAGCAAACGTAGATTTTTTATTAAATAATAATCCTGAATTATCTCGTGAAAATGTTGAGGTATGTCCAAATAGTATAGAGCCTTTAATAATAGAAAAAGATGAAAATAGGATTGCTGAGATAAAAATCAAATATGAAATACCAATAAATAAAACAGTATTGATATATGGAGGGAATTTGGGTCAACCTCAGGGCCTTGATTTTTTAATTGAATGTTTGCGAGCTAATGAGAGAAATGAAAATATGTTTTTTATTATAGCTGGGTCAGGAACGGAATATTATAAACTCAAAAATTTTTTTGAGAACGAAAATCCCAAAAATGCACGGTTGTTCCCACACTTACCAAAAGATGATTATGATTTACTAGCTAACTCTTGTGATGTAGGGTTAATATTTCTAGATAAAAGATTTACAATTCCAAACTTCCCTTCGAGGCTGCTTTCTTATTTGCAGGCATCGATGCCAGTGTTGGCAGCAACAGATATTAGCACTGATATTGGGCAGATAATAGAGGGAGCCAATTTTGGCCTTTGGTGTGAAAGTGGAAATCTTGAAATGTTTAATAGTCATATTGATAAATTGTGTAATAGTAACCTAAGAGAGCAAATGGGTGTAAACGCAAGAAGATTTTTAGAAAATAACTATACGTCTAAACACTCATATGAAATAATAATGAGTCATTTTAAATAA
- a CDS encoding DegT/DnrJ/EryC1/StrS family aminotransferase, with product MGDRIFLSSPHMSDEGYEMQYVKDAFDTNWIAPLGENVNQFENELATKVGSKDAAALSSGTAAIHMALRAAGVVEGDIVFCPTLTFSATANPIIYQNAIPVFIDSDYETWNMCPKALEKAFEKYPNVKAVLVVHLYGLSADMDKIMELCKRHKVILIEDAAESLGTYYKGKHTGTFGEYGIFSFNGNKIITTSSGGMLVSNDEERISKVKFWSTQSRDQARHYQHSELGFNYRMSNVVAGIGRGQLKVLDKRVKKKNYIFEFYKKELGELEGVNFMPSNEWNEPNYWLSSLTLSGRVRPIDVMDALEKENIESRPVWKPMHLQPFFKKYDFIGIDVSERLFENGICLPSDTKMTDDDLFRVVEVIKGLWSK from the coding sequence ATGGGAGATAGAATATTTCTCTCTTCGCCTCACATGAGTGACGAAGGTTATGAAATGCAATATGTTAAGGATGCTTTTGATACAAATTGGATAGCACCTTTGGGTGAAAATGTGAATCAGTTTGAAAATGAACTGGCAACTAAAGTTGGCTCTAAAGATGCTGCAGCATTATCCTCAGGGACAGCAGCAATTCACATGGCTTTAAGAGCAGCTGGGGTCGTTGAAGGCGATATAGTGTTTTGTCCTACACTGACATTCTCAGCGACTGCCAATCCTATCATTTATCAAAATGCTATTCCTGTCTTTATAGATAGTGATTACGAGACTTGGAATATGTGCCCTAAAGCGCTGGAGAAAGCCTTTGAGAAGTATCCGAATGTTAAAGCAGTTCTTGTTGTTCATTTATATGGGCTTTCTGCAGATATGGATAAGATAATGGAGCTTTGTAAAAGACATAAAGTAATATTGATTGAGGATGCAGCAGAATCCTTAGGGACTTATTATAAAGGTAAACATACTGGGACTTTCGGAGAGTATGGAATTTTTTCTTTTAATGGCAATAAGATAATAACTACATCTAGTGGTGGAATGCTAGTCTCTAATGATGAAGAAAGAATTTCAAAAGTGAAATTCTGGTCTACGCAATCCAGGGATCAAGCGAGGCATTATCAACATAGTGAATTAGGATTTAACTATCGAATGAGTAATGTTGTTGCTGGTATTGGAAGAGGTCAACTTAAAGTATTAGATAAAAGAGTGAAAAAGAAGAATTATATATTTGAGTTTTATAAAAAAGAGCTGGGTGAACTTGAAGGGGTAAATTTCATGCCTAGTAACGAATGGAATGAACCAAATTATTGGTTAAGTAGCTTGACTTTAAGTGGCCGTGTAAGACCGATTGATGTTATGGATGCTCTTGAAAAAGAAAATATAGAATCAAGACCAGTATGGAAGCCTATGCATTTGCAACCATTCTTTAAAAAATATGATTTTATAGGAATAGATGTATCTGAAAGATTGTTTGAAAACGGTATTTGCTTACCGTCAGATACAAAGATGACAGATGATGATCTTTTTAGAGTCGTAGAAGTTATTAAAGGATTGTGGTCGAAGTGA
- the tagU gene encoding polyisoprenyl-teichoic acid--peptidoglycan teichoic acid transferase TagU, producing MRTDRNKQKKSKWLSIIGLIFVLLILGVGLYSFSVYKSLTDAVKTMHQPTDRKISDLRTNEIDFGKKDPFSVLMLGVDEREGDKGRSDTMIVLTVNPEKNSVKMLSIPRDTRTDIIGHGTVDKINHAYAFGGEEMSMATVEDFLDIPIDYYVKINMESFEDIVDAVGGITVNNNFSFTEGGHQFNEGELNLNGKEALSFVRMRKNDPKGDFGRQQRQRQVIQGVIDKGASVNFLTQFDDIFAALGKNIRTNMTFNEIVEIQKNYKDARHNIDQLQVSGKGTRINNIYYQVVSEEEKQRVQKELKNHLKLK from the coding sequence ATGAGAACCGATCGAAATAAACAAAAGAAAAGTAAATGGCTTAGTATTATAGGTTTGATTTTTGTTTTGTTAATTTTAGGTGTAGGGTTGTATTCCTTTTCTGTCTATAAATCTTTAACAGATGCTGTTAAAACCATGCATCAACCTACAGATAGAAAAATTTCTGATTTACGGACAAATGAAATCGATTTTGGAAAGAAAGATCCTTTTTCAGTCTTAATGCTGGGAGTCGATGAACGAGAAGGAGACAAAGGGCGCTCTGATACGATGATTGTATTAACAGTTAACCCTGAAAAAAATTCAGTAAAAATGCTAAGTATTCCGCGGGATACTAGAACAGATATTATTGGACATGGGACTGTTGATAAAATCAACCATGCTTATGCATTTGGCGGTGAAGAAATGTCCATGGCCACGGTGGAAGATTTCTTGGATATACCGATTGATTATTATGTGAAAATCAATATGGAAAGCTTTGAGGATATTGTCGACGCAGTGGGTGGTATCACCGTAAATAATAATTTCAGCTTTACTGAAGGTGGCCACCAATTTAATGAGGGAGAGCTTAACTTAAATGGGAAAGAGGCTTTATCTTTCGTCAGAATGAGGAAAAACGATCCTAAAGGTGATTTCGGACGTCAGCAAAGGCAGCGGCAGGTTATCCAGGGCGTAATAGACAAAGGGGCAAGCGTAAATTTTTTAACCCAGTTTGATGATATTTTTGCAGCACTAGGGAAAAATATAAGGACAAACATGACCTTTAATGAGATAGTTGAAATACAAAAAAACTATAAAGATGCTCGTCATAACATCGACCAGCTACAAGTCTCCGGGAAAGGAACAAGAATTAACAATATTTATTATCAAGTGGTTTCAGAGGAAGAAAAGCAAAGGGTTCAGAAGGAACTAAAAAATCATTTAAAGTTAAAATAA
- a CDS encoding acetyltransferase: MKDIVIIGAGGFGREVAWLIEEINKVKHEWNIFGFVDDNDNIHGTEIFGYPVVGDIEWLRGQELHVVNAIGDPLIKKDVINRMIGSKNKYPVLIHPSVIYSNSVIFGEGSIICPGTILTVDIQIGKHVIINIDSTIGHDAVIGDYTTILPSVNVSGYVETKECVSVGTGSAIIQGITIGENTIIGAGSVVVKDLPANCTAVGGPAKPIKYHI; the protein is encoded by the coding sequence ATGAAAGACATAGTAATTATCGGTGCGGGTGGGTTTGGAAGAGAAGTTGCTTGGCTTATTGAAGAAATTAATAAAGTTAAACATGAATGGAATATTTTTGGATTTGTCGATGATAATGACAATATACATGGAACAGAAATATTTGGATACCCTGTTGTTGGAGATATCGAGTGGTTAAGAGGCCAAGAACTGCATGTAGTAAATGCAATTGGAGATCCATTAATTAAAAAGGATGTTATTAACCGAATGATAGGGAGTAAGAATAAATATCCCGTTTTAATCCATCCAAGTGTAATTTACTCAAATAGTGTAATTTTTGGAGAAGGTAGTATTATATGTCCGGGGACTATACTAACCGTAGACATTCAAATTGGCAAACATGTAATTATTAATATAGATAGTACTATAGGTCATGACGCTGTAATTGGTGACTATACAACCATACTTCCAAGTGTAAATGTATCTGGTTATGTAGAAACTAAGGAATGTGTAAGTGTGGGAACTGGATCGGCAATTATACAAGGTATAACCATTGGGGAAAATACTATCATTGGTGCAGGATCAGTGGTGGTAAAAGATTTACCTGCTAACTGTACAGCTGTAGGTGGCCCTGCAAAGCCTATTAAGTATCATATATAA